One window of Populus nigra chromosome 5, ddPopNigr1.1, whole genome shotgun sequence genomic DNA carries:
- the LOC133695145 gene encoding pentatricopeptide repeat-containing protein At3g63370, chloroplastic: MHSYPPYHLPFLCKVSLMATSISQCYYNIPKTFAQLQTLNKTHVANPSLKIPKFSRKIKNSPLKATCNQGSLEEAFVSFSALFTDHGNSLLINPDEVYAPILELCATKRALLQGQQIHAHLIKSNLVSEFMFLSAKLVSMYGKCGSILDAGKVFDKMHDRTIFTWNAMMGANVSNGEPLRALELFWEMRVLGVPFDSFTFPCVLKACGVVEDIHRGAEIHGLIIKCGYDSIVFVANSLVSMYAKCNDILGARKLFDRMNERNDVVSWNSIISAYSLNGQCMEALGLFREMQKAGVGANTYTLVAALQACEDSSFKKLGMEIHAAILKSNQVLDVYVGNALVAMHVRFGKMSYAARIFDKLDEKDNITWNSMIAGFTQNGLYNEALQFFCGLQDANLKPDEVSLISILAASGRLGYLLNGKEIHAYAMKNWLDSNLRIGNTLIDMYSKCCFVAYAGLVFDKMLNKDLISWTTVIAAYAQNNCHTEALKLLRKVQTKGMDVDTMMIGSTLLACSGLRCLSHAKEVHGYTLKRGLSDLMMQNMIIDVYADCGNINYATRMFESIKCKDVVSWTSMISCYVHNGLANEALGVFYLMKETSVEPDSITLVSILSAAASLSALNKGKEIHGFIFRKGFMLEGSTVNSLVDMYACCGSLENAYKVFICTRSKSLVLWTTMINAYGMHGRGKAAVELFSIMEDQKLIPDHITFLALLYACSHSGLINEGKRLLETMKCKYQLEPWPEHYACLVDLLGRANHLEEAYHFVKSMQIEPTAEVWCAFLGACRIHSNKKLGEIAAQKLLELDPDSPGSYVLISNVFAASGRWKDVEEVRMRMKGGGLKKNPGCSWIEVGNRVHTFLVRDKSHPESYKIYQKLAQITEKLEKEGGYVPQTKLVLHNVGKEEKVQMLYGHSERLAIAYGLMSTSEGTPIRITKNLRVCVDCHTFCKLVSKFLERELIVRDASRFHHFEDGVCSCGDFW; the protein is encoded by the coding sequence ATGCATTCTTATCCTCCTTACCACCTTCCATTCTTGTGCAAAGTCTCTTTGATGGCTACGTCAATTTCACAATGCTATTACAATATCCCTAAAACCTTTGCCCAACTCCAAACATTAAACAAAACCCACGTAGCGAACCCGTCTCTCAAAATCCCTAAATTCTCTCGGAAGATAAAAAACTCCCCTCTTAAAGCGACATGCAACCAAGGAAGCCTCGAAGAAGCTTTTGTCTCATTTTCTGCTCTTTTCACTGACCATGGCAACTCACTTCTGATTAACCCTGACGAGGTTTATGCACCAATCCTTGAGCTTTGTGCAACCAAGAGAGCACTTTTACAGGGCCAACAAATTCATGCCCATTTAATAAAATCCAATTTAGTGtctgaatttatgtttttgagcGCAAAACTTGTTTCTATGTATGGCAAGTGTGGGTCTATTTTGGATGCGGGCAAAGTGTTTGATAAAATGCACGACAGAACTATTTTTACATGGAATGCTATGATGGGTGCTAATGTATCAAACGGAGAACCTTTAAGAGCCCTTGAATTGTTTTGGGAAATGCGGGTTTTGGGTGTTCCCTTTGATTCCTTTACTTTTCCGTGTGTACTTAAAGCGTGCGGTGTGGTTGAGGACATACACCGCGGGGCTGAAATTCATGGTCTGATAATTAAATGTGGATATGATTCTATTGTGTTTGTTGCTAATTCTCTTGTTTCCATGTATGCCAAGTGCAATGACATACTCGGAGCAAGGAAACTGTTTGATAGAATGAATGAAAGAAATGATGTCGTGTCATGGAATTCTATAATTTCAGCCTACTCTTTGAATGGGCAATGTATGGAGGCATTGGGATTGTTTAGGGAAATGCAGAAGGCTGGTGTTGGTGCAAATACTTATACTTTGGTTGCTGCTCTTCAAGCTTGTGAGGATTCTTCCTTCAAGAAACTGGGCATGGAGATTCATGCtgctattttaaaatcaaatcaagtacTAGATGTTTATGTGGGCAATGCTTTGGTAGCTATGCATGTTAGATTTGGTAAAATGAGTTATGCTGCTAGAATTTTTGATAAGTTGGATGAGAAGGATAACATCACTTGGAATTCCATGATAGCAGGTTTCACTCAAAATGGTTTGTATAATGAAGCTTTGCAATTCTTCTGTGGTTTGCAAGATGCTAATCTAAAACCAGATGAGGTTTCTCTAATAAGCATCCTTGCTGCGTCTGGGAGACTGGGTTATCTGTTGAATGGAAAGGAAATTCATGCTTACGCAATGAAGAATTGGCTCGATTCTAATCTACGGATTGGAAATACACTTATAGATATGTATTCCAAGTGCTGTTTTGTGGCTTACGCTGGCCTAGTTTTTGATAAGATGCTCAATAAAGATCTCATTTCCTGGACAACAGTTATAGCTGCCTATGCTCAAAATAATTGTCATACTGAGGCTTTAAAATTGCTGAGGAAAGTGCAGACGAAAGGGATGGACGTAGATACAATGATGATAGGAAGCACCTTGCTGGCTTGCAGTGGATTGAGATGCTTGTCCCATGCAAAAGAAGTTCATGGTTACACTTTGAAGCGAGGTTTATCTGATCTTATGATGCAGAATATGATCATTGATGTGTATGCAGATTGTGGGAATATTAATTATGCAACTCGAATGTTCGAGTCAATAAAATGTAAAGATGTGGTGTCTTGGACGAGCATGATATCGTGCTATGTACATAATGGACTTGCAAATGAAGCACTCGGTGTTTTTTACCTGATGAAAGAAACCAGTGTTGAACCTGATTCTATAACTCTAGTAAGCATCCTCTCTGCTGCTGCTAGTTTATCTGCCTtgaataaaggaaaagaaattcatGGTTTCATATTCCGGAAGGGTTTCATGTTAGAAGGATCTACAGTGAACTCTCTAGTCGACATGTATGCTTGTTGTGGAAGTCTGGAGAATGCATACAAGGTATTTATTTGCACCAGAAGTAAAAGTCTAGTTCTATGGACAACTATGATCAACGCATATGGAATGCATGGACGTGGCAAAGCAGCTGTTGAATTATTTAGTATAATGGAGGACCAGAAACTAATTCCCGATCATATTACCTTTTTAGCACTTCTTTATGCATGCAGTCATTCAGGACTAATCAATGAAGGTAAAAGATTGCTTGAAACTATGAAATGTAAGTATCAGCTGGAGCCATGGCCAGAACATTATGCATGTTTGGTTGATCTTCTTGGCCGTGCAAATCACTTAGAAGAGGCATACCATTTTGTGAAAAGCATGCAGATTGAGCCTACTGCTGAAGTTTGGTGTGCATTCCTCGGGGCTTGTCGGATtcactcaaataaaaaacttggaGAAATTGCAGCACAGAAGCTTTTAGAGTTGGATCCAGATAGTCCAGGAAGTTACGTGCTGATATCCAATGTCTTTGCTGCCAGTGGTAGATGGAAAGACGTGGAAGAAGTAAGAATGAGAATGAAGGGGGGTGGGTTGAAGAAAAACCCTGGGTGCAGTTGGATTGAGGTTGGGAACAGGGTTCATACATTCCTTGTAAGAGACAAGTCTCACCCAGAATCTTACAAGATTTATCAAAAGTTGGCTCAAATTACTGAGAAGTTGGAGAAGGAAGGAGGCTATGTGCCTCAAACCAAGCTTGTTTTGCACAATGTAGGGAAAGAAGAGAAAGTTCAGATGCTTTATGGACATAGTGAAAGGCTGGCAATTGCATATGGTCTGATGAGCACTTCTGAGGGAACCCCTATTAGAATTACAAAGAACCTTCGAGTTTGTGTTGATTGCCATACTTTTTGTAAGCTGGTTTCAAAATTCCTTGAAAGAGAACTGATTGTGAGGGATGCCAGCCGATTTCATCATTTTGAAGACGGAGTCTGCTCTTGCGGTGATTTCTGGTGA